The genomic window TTTCCCGATGCGCGGCAGATCGGTCGCCGCGTCAATGGTGCGGCCCTCGATTGCGAACGTCTCAACCGGCAGCGCGTCGCGAGCCTGCCCGTAGAAGTAGCAGCGGGCTGGATCGAATGACTCGCCGCCCAGGACGCCACCCAGCGCCCCGTTGGCACGCTCCACCGCTGCCCGATGCTCTTCTGCGGTCATCGGTCGGGATGACGGCAGCAACAGGCGCCAACGGGGCGCGGCCGGTGTGTGGCGGGAAGAGGTGTAGACGACGCCGCCAAGCCCGGCGATGCGGAGCCGTTCCACAGCTTCCTGCGGCGTCATCTTGCCCGCGTCGTAATCGCCCATGACGCCCGCGAAGTGTTTGACATGCTCCGCTTTGCGGCCGCCCTCAAAGAGCCCAAGCTTTACCATGGGCAGTGCCGCCTTCGTGGGGGCGGTGGCGCGGCCCATGCGGTCGACAAGCTGGCGAAGGGTCAGCGGTTCCACTTTGGGGCGCGTATCGGTCACGCTGCCGAAGAGCGAAACGGTAAGAGGATTATCTAGCGCAGAATCACGCGGCCCTAGAATCGCATCAAGGTCCGTGCTATGCTGATCTTGGCGATTTTTCCATGCCGCCGCATTTTCAACGCCGTTCCGGGTTCCAGCCGGGGCGGCGTTTTGCATTTCCGGCCTTCGTGGCGGCCCCAGGATGTCGTCAAGATCGGTTGGGAATCCTGAGATAATCGTTTGATTTCCCACGGGTCGTTTTCCTCACGTTTGGGAAAAAGACGCTGTGAAAACAATGGTATCATCGGCCTCTTAATCAGCGTGTCGGCGGTTCGAACCCGCCACGGCTCACCACTTCCAGATTCCCACAGGATCATGACAGGATTGCCGGGCAGGCGATCTTATTCGCCCGGGATGCGCCTTTTCCGCTTGACCCTGCCCGCGACTTTTTCTAGCAAGCGGCATCGCGACCGTGCCTTCGCCTGAACCGGCGAATGAACAGGTGTCGGGTTCTCCGGAAAAGGGCGCTCGGCTCGGATCTGACGGAGACTCAGTTCGGAAGCGATGCTGGAAAGCGGTCGGTGACCGCAATTCGGGACGGTGAGGGCGGGTAGCTCAGTTGGTTAGAGCACGTGACTTTTAATCATGGGGTCGGGGGTTCGAACCCCCCCCCGCTCACCACTCCCTGAAGTCGGCAGCGGCGCACCAGCCGCGAAAGCCGCGTGAAATCAGCATATCACGGCAAAACGGGCGGCGACCCGGCGGTCGGCGGTCCGTGCAGCCCATTGACGCCTGCCCCCCGCCTGCTACCCCTGTGGCATGAGCCTGCCCCAGCTTTCCAACCCTGCCGCCCGCCGCCTGTTCCTTGACCGGCACGGGCTGGCCGAACGCCCCTCGGGCCCCGCCACCGGCGCGGCGCTGGCGGCGCTGATCGCGCGCATCGGCTTCGTGCAGGTCGACAGCATCACCACGGTGGAGCGGGCGCATCACATGATCCTTGCCGCGCGCCGGACTGGGTATCGCCCGGAAAACCTGAAGCCGCTGCTCGAACGCGACCGGGGGCTGTTCGAGCACTGGACGCATGACGCCTCCATCATCCCTGTGGGGCTTTACCCGCATTGGCAGCACCGCTTTGCCCGCGACGCCGACCGGCTGCACCAGAACTGGCGCAAATGGTTCCGCGAGGGATACGAGGCGAAGTTCGACGAGATCCTGACCCGGATCGCCGATCATGGCCCGGTAACTTCGTCCGATGTCGGCATGGGCGAATCGCGGGGCAAGGGTGGCTGGTGGGACTGGCATCCGTCGAAGACCGCACTGGAATGGCTGTGGCGCACCGGCGCGCTGGCGATCTGTCGGCGTGACGGTTTCCAGAAGGTCTATGACCTGACCGAACGGGTGATCCCGCAGGCGCATCGCGCAGCACAGCCGCACCCTGCCGAAACGGTCGGCTGGGCCTGCGCCTCGGCGCTGGATCACCTCGGCTTCGCCACGCCGGGCGAGATCGCCGCCTACTGGAACGCCGTGTCGCCCATCGAGGCGCGCGACTGGTGCCGCGCGGCGCTGGCCGCAGGCGAGGTGATCGAGATCGCGGTCGAGGGCGACGACGGCAGCCTGCGCCGCTGCCTGGCGCGGCCCGACGTGCTGGCGGCAGCGGAGGCTGCCCCCGAACCGCCCGGCCGCATCCGCATCCTGTCGCCCTTCGATCCGGCGCTGCGCGACCGGGACCGGGCGGAACGGCTGTTCGGCTTTCACTACCGCATCGAGGTTTTCGTGCCCCAAGGGCAGCGCCGTTTTGGTTACTACGTGTTTCCGGTGCTGGAAGGGGCCCGGATCGTGGCGCGGATCGACATGAAGGCGTTCCGCGATGCGGGCACCTTGCGGGTGCGGGCGCTGTGGCCGGAACCGGGGATGAAGTGGGGCGCGGCACGGCAGGGTCGGCTGGAGGCCGAGCTGGACCGCATGGCGCGCTTTGCCGGCTGCGACCGGTTGGCGTTCGAGGCGGACTGGCTGCGCGGGACGCTGCCACCCCCGCTGCCACCCCCGCTGCCGACGCCGCGCGCGTGACCGCGGGCGGACGGGGGTTTCACACCCCCGGCGCGACCCTGCGGGCCGCGCTCCCCCGTGGGATATTTGCGCAAAGGTGAAAGCGGGTCAGCAGGCGGTTTCCCAGCCGTCGATCTCGGCCATCGCCTCTTCGGCGGTTTCGACGAAGTGGAACAGGTCCAGATCGGACTCGGCAATGGTGCCCGCTTCGGCGAGGGCCCGCCAGTTGACGATCCTTTCCCAGTAGTCGCGCCCGAACAGCAGGAACGGCACCGGCTTCATCCGCCCGGACTGGATCAGGGTCAGGCTTTCGAACATCTCGTCCAGCGTGCCGAAGCCGCCGGGAAATATGCAGATCGCGCGGGCGCGCATCAGGAAGTGCATCTTGCGGATGGCGAAATAGTGGAAGTTGAAGGTCAGGTCGGGGGTCACGAAGGTGTTGGGCGCCTGTTCATGCGGCAGCACGATGTTCAGCCCGATCGACTGGCCGCCCGCCTCGTGCGCGCCGCGGTTGCCCGCCTCCATGATCCCCGGCCCGCCGCCGGTGGCGATGACATTCTCGCGCCCGTAGCTTTCCATGCTGCGTTCGGTCATGGCAAAGGCGAAGCGCCGGGCCTCGTCGTAGTAGCGCGACAGGGCGGCAAGTTCGGGGGTGGCCGCCCCGGCCTTCTGCGCCGGGTCGGGGATGCGGGCACTGCCGAACATCACCACGGTCGAATTGATGCCGCGTTCATCGAGGATCATCTGCGGCTTCAGCAGTTCCAGTTGCAGCCGGACTGGCCGCAGTTCGGGGCGGGTCATGAAATCGGTGTCGGCAAAGGCCAGCCGGTAGGCGGGCGCGCGGGTCTGGGCGGTGTCGGGTATGCGGTGGGTGGCGGCCACATCCTCGACGCTGTCACGGAACGGATGGCTGCGGGGTTCGTCTTTCATTGGCTGTCCGGGGTTGCTGCGGTTCCACAACCTCTATCGCGGCTTGCCTTCCGGGGCCAGACGTTCGCACGCCACCCGGAGCGGGCAGACCGGCGGCGGCCAGGTGGCGCCGCGACGGATTGCACCGAAACGTCGCGCCGCCTATAGGCAGGAAAAGCCTGGTCCAACCGAGAAAGGGAAGCAAGATGTCCGACACCGCCCTGGAAGCTGCCATCGAAACCGCGTGGGAGGCCCGCGACAGCATCACCCCCGCGACGAAGGGCGAGGCGCGCGATGCCGTCGAGGCGACGCTGGCGGCGCTGGACAGCGGCGTGCTGCGGGTGGCGGTGCGACAGGCCGACGGGGTGTGGCAGGTGAACCAGTGGGCCAAGAAGGCGGTGCTGCTGGGCTTCCGGCTGAAGGACATGGAGATGCAGGCGGGCGGGCCGCAGGGTGGCGGCTGGTGGGACAAGGTCGACAGCAAGTTCCACGGCTGGGGCGAGGCCGACTGGCGCGCCGCAGGGTTCCGTGCGGTGCCGAACTGCATCGTGCGGCGGTCGGCGTTCATCGCGAAGGGGGTCGTCCTGATGCCGTCCTTCGTCAACCTGGGCGCCTATGTCGACGAGGGGACGATGGTCGATACCTGGGCCACCGTCGGCTCTTGCGCGCAGATCGGGAAGAACGTGCATCTGTCGGGCGGGGTCGGGATCGGCGGCGTGCTGGAACCGATGCAGGCGGGGCCGACGATCATCGAGGACAACTGCTTCATCGGGGCGCGGTCCGAGGTGGTGGAGGGCTGCATCGTCCGCGAGGGGTCGGTGCTGGGGATGGGGGTTTTCATCGGGAAATCGACGAAGATCGTCGACCGGGAAACCGGCGTCGTCAGTTATGGCGAGGTTCCGGCCGGGTCGGTGGTCGTCGCGGGGTCGATGCCGTCCAGGAACGGGATCAACCTGTATTGTGCGGTGATCGTGAAGAAGGTGGACGCGCAGACCCGATCCAAGACCTCGATCAACGAGCTGCTGCGGGACTAGGGCGGCGCGGCGTTTTCACGCGTGAAAATGCCTGCATCGGCTTGATTTCACAGTGAAAAGCTTGTGGCGTCAAGCTTTTGGCAATCTTTGGTGCCGGTGTGTCGGCCTTGGGGCGGGCCGGAGGAGAGCCATGGCGCGGGGCTTCGGGCAGCCATGACCGGACGAGACCCGCCGTCGGCGCAGGGCCGGGTGGCGGTTCCGGGCGTGCGCGCCGGGCGCGAGAGCGGCGGCGCGGGGTGCGGACCCGGTGGCAGGTCGGGGCTGGCGGGAACCGGGACCGCGGCGGCGGCGTTGGGTGCGGCGTGGCGTGGGCTGCCATGCGGCCTTCGCCACGCCCCCCTCCCGCAAGGACAGCGCACCATGGAAGACCCCGTCGTTCCCTTCGATCTGGTGCGGATGCTGCTGGGCGATGCCCCGCCGCTGTTTCTGGCGGAAATTCTGGTCCGTGTGCTGGTGATCTATGGCTACACGCTGCTGCTGCTGCGCTGGATCGGGGGCCGCAGCATTGCGCAATTGTCGATGGTCGAGTTTCTGCTGGTGATCGCGCTGGGCTCGGCGGTGGGCGACAGCGTGCTTTACCCCGATGTGCCGCTGCTGCATGCGCTGGCGGTGATCACCGCGGTCGTGGTGATCGACAAGCTCATCGACCTGGCGATCCGGCGCTTTCGACCCGTGAAGCGGATCGTCGATGGCTCGCCCGTGGCGGTTATGCAGGATGGCTGCATCCTGACGCAGGGGATGCTGGATCGCAAGATCGGCACCATGGAACTGATGGAGCTGCTGCGGATGGAGGGCGTCGAGAATCTGGGGCAGGTGCGCGCGGCCTATGTCGAGGCCAGCGGCGGGCTTTCGGTGTTCCTCCGCGAGCCGCCGTGCCCCGGCCTTGCCATCGTGCCGCCGCTGGAGATCGAGCCGCCCGCGCCGCCCGAGGCGGGCGAGCCCGCCGGTTGCCTGAACTGCGGAAAGCCCGCCGGGCAGATCGGGGTGCCCTGCGCCGCCTGTGGCGAGACCAGGCAGGCGCGCCTTTCGCTTGCGCCGGCCGCGTAATCTTGGCAACCAGAGGCCACCCCGCGAACGGAGCCGCAAGATGACCGACGACCAGCCGGAAAAACTGACCGCCGAGAAGCCCGAGAAGATCCGGCGACCGCAGCAGGTTTACACGCTGGTGGTCGAGGTCGGGCGCAAGGCCGGTGACGGGCTGCCCGACAAGGCCACCGGGGCGGCGCTGATGATCTATGCCAGCGGGGTGGACGAGGCCGAGGCGGTGCGCGAGACCGTGGCGATCCTCAAGACCGCCGACATGGCGCCGCTGGATGTCTCGGGTTACGGCACGCTGGAAGAACGGCTGGCGGCGGGCGACGAGATCGACGCCGAGGAGCGCGGGCTGATGGAACGGGCGCTGGCGGAAAACTCGGTCGTGGTGGCGCAGATGACGCCGTTCTACGATTAGAGCCGCTGCCGGGCCGGGGTGAGGCGAAACGCCGTTTCGCGGTCGGGCGGCGCAGACCGTGAGCCGCTGCCGGGCCGGGGTGAGGCGAAACGCCGTTTCGCGGTCAGGCGGCGCAGACCGTGAGCCGCTGCCGGGCCGGGGTGAGGCGAAACGCCGTTTCGCGGTCAGGCGGCGCAGACCGTGAGCCGCCGCCGGGCCGGGGTGAGGCGAAACGCCGTTTCGCGGTCAGGCGGCGCGGTGAAGGGCGCCGCGGCCGAGCAGGGCGAGCAGCGGCAGGGTTTCATAGACGTGCAACTGGCGGCGGGGCAGGGCCTCGGCATTGGCCTCGGGTGTGTGCCGGGCCGAGGCCAGCGCGCAGCCGTCGCTGAGGATCAGCCCCGGCTCCGGCAGTTCCAGCGAGATGCAGGCGGTGCAGGCGCGACGGTTGTCGAACAGGGCAGAGCGGCCATCGGCCATGTGCCGCGCCTCGGCCAGCACCTCGTCCTCGCCGAACAGGTATTCGACCTGATAGCCTGCCAGCGCGATCAACTGGTCGCCCGACACCAGCAGGTCGGCGGTGCGGGCGAAATAGGGCGCGCGCAGCAGCACCGGCGCAAAGCTGCCCCGGCTGGGCAGGTCCATCCGGCGCACCGAGCGCAGCGGCTGCGGACCGCTGTCGGCCGTAAGCACGACATCGCCCGCCCGCAGGCTGCCCGCTGGCGCATGGCCGCCGGGCACAGCCACGGGGGTGCGCAGGCCGATCCACGGCGCGCGGTTCGGCGGCGTGTCGCCCAGGGTCGCGCCGAACCACAGCAGGGCGGGGTGGCGCGTGGCCGGCCCGCCGCCCGCGCAGAGCGCCAGCAGGTCGGCCATCGGCAGCGGCAGTGGGTTGCGGCCCTGCGACCGGGCCGACCAGCCGGTGGCGGGCAGTTCGGCGTGCATTGTCCAGCGGCGGGCGGGCGCGTCCCAGCACAGGGTCAGCCGCGCCGTGCCGCCGTCGCGCGGCAGGGGGGTGGGAAGGGTGTGGCGGATCACGACCTGCCCCTGGCGGTGCAGGATGCCGAAACCTGCCTGCGGGTCGTGGAACACCGACAGGCCCCGCGCCCAGCCGTCGGTGGCGTGATAGTCGAGCAGCACGGTCGGCCCCTCCAGCGGCAGCGCCAGTTCCAGCACCAGCGCGCCGCGGTCCAGCAGCGCACCCGCGGGCATCGGGGCCAGCGGCGTGTCGCGGTCCGAGAGGGCGATCCAGCCCGACATCAGGCGGATCTGCCGCTTGGGCGGGGGTGGGTGGGGCCGGGTTGCTGGGCCGTGCGGGCGCCGCATCCGGCCGCGCCGCGGGTGCGGGCCGTCATCGCGACGTTCGCGCCGGTCGTAGCTGTCGGTTCGGCGCCTGCCGCCATCTGGGTCCCCATCCGCCGGAGACAGGCCAAACGCGAACCGCAAGCCGGCATGTCGGGCCTTTGGCGGAAATACACTGCCCTGAGGTGCGTTGACCCCGCGTTTGTCCTGCCTCAGGACTTGTCGTTGTGGCGAAGATAGGCCGGGCTGGCGCCGCCTGTCATCTGCAAATCGGCCGCCGGGTGCTTGCCGGGCGGCGCGGTGGCGGGCAGGACACACAGGGATCAGGCCAGTGCGGGGGGCAGTTGCGGTGGGGCGGTTGCGGGGCGGGGGGCGAGCGGCTATCCCTTGGGGCGATGCCCTGCAAGGATGCCGCCATGCCAGCCCCTGTCGACCCCGAAGCCCTGACCGCAGCCCTGATCCGCTGCCCCTCTGTCACCCCGGCCGAGGGCGGTGCGCTGGTGCTGCTGGAGGCGGAGCTTGCGCAGGCGGGCTTTGCCTGCACCCGGGTGGACCGGGGCGGGATCTCCAACCTGTTCGCGCGCTGGGGGGTAAAGGGGGCGAACCGGTCTTTCGGCTTCAACGGCCACACCGATGTCGTGCCGGTGGGCGATGCCGCCGCCTGGACGCATGACCCGTTCGGGGCCGAGGTGGTGGATGGCTGGATGTATGGCCGGGGGGCGACCGACATGAAGTCGGGCGTGGCGGCCTTCGTCGCCGCTGCGGTGGATTTCGTTGCGGAGGCGCCGCCCGACGGTGCGGTGATCCTGACCATCACCGGCGACGAGGAGGCCGACGCGGTGGATGGCACGGTGGCGCTGCTCGACTGGATGGCGGCGAATGGCGAGCGGATGACGCATTGCCTGGTGGGCGAGCCGACCTGCCCCGACGTTATGGGCGAGATGATGAAGATCGGCCGCCGGGGTTCAATGACCGCCCATTTCACCGCGCGGGGGGTGCAGGGGCATTCGGCCTATCCGCATCGGGCGAAGAACCCGGTGGCGGCGATGGTGCGGCTGATGGACCGGCTGGCGGGGCATGAGCTTGACGCGGGCAGCGCGCATTTCGACGCCTCGACGCTGGCGATCACCACCATCGACACCGGCAACCTTGCCACCAACGTGATTTCGGCGCTGTGCCGGGGCACGGTGAACATCCGCTACAACGATCTGCACAGCGGCGCCTCGCTGACCGACTGGCTGGCGGCCGAGGCGGCGCGGGTGGAGCGGGAAACCGGCGTTGAGATCGAGATGCGCGCCAGCATTTCCGGCGAAAGCTTCCTGACGCCGCCGGGCGATTTTTCGGCGCTGGTTGCGGGGTCGGTGCAGGCGGAAACCGGGGTGCGGCCCGCGCCCTCGACCTCGGGCGGCACGTCGGACGCGCGTTTCGTCAAGGATCACTGTCCGGTGGTGGAATTCGGGCTGGTGGGGCGGACGATGCATCAGGTCGACGAACGTGTGTCGGTGGCGCAGATTCACCAGTTGAAGGCGATCTATGGCCGCATCCTGCGGGACTATTTCGCATGACGCTGATAGCCGTGACCGATGACATCGCCACCTGCCGCGCCCTGCGCCGCACCGTGTTCATCGACGAACAGGGCGTGGCCGAGGCCGACGAGGTTGACGATCTCGACGGCGTGGCGATTCACCTGCTGGCGACCGATCAGGGCCGACCGGTCGGGTCGGCCCGGCTGCTGGTGCTGGGCGAGGTCGGCAAGATCGGCCGGGTCTGCGTGCTGGCCGAGGCGCGCGGGCGCGGGCTGGGGGCGGCGCTGATCCGCGCGGCGGTGGCCGAGTTTCGTGCCCGGCCGGGGGTCAGAAAGGCGAAGCTGGGGGCGCAGACCCATGCGCTGGGCTTCTATGAAAAGCTTGGGTTCGTGGCGCAGGGGCCGGTTTTATGACGACGCGGGCATTCCGCATCGCGACATGGTTCTGGCGCTGTGAATCCCATATCCTGATGACGCCACGCCCGCCCTGTGCTAGGCCGGGGCATGGACCAGATACCGACCAAAGCCCAGATCCTGCAATGGATCCACGACAACCCGACGTTGAGCGCCAAGCGTGATATCGCCAAGGCCTTCGGCATCAAGGGCGATGCCCGCATCGACCTGAAGCGCCTGCTGCGCGAGATGGAAGACGACGGCGCGCTGGAAAAGCGCAACCGCGTGTTCCGCGATGCGGCCAGCCTGCCGCCGGTGTCGATTGTCGAGGTGCTGGCGCCGGATGCGCAGGGCGACCTGTTCGCCCGCCCGCTGGAATGGCAGGGCGAGGGGGACGCGCCGCGCATCCTGCTGATCACCAAGGCATCGGACCCGGCGCTGGGGCAGGGCGACCGCATTCTGGCGCGGCTGACCGAGGTGGCGGACGAAAGCCACAGCCACGAGGGGCGGCTGATCCGCAAGCTGGGGTCGAACCCGCTGAAACTGCTGGGGATATTCCGTGTCGAGGCCGAGGGCGGCCGGATCGTGCCGATCGACAAGGGGCAGGACAAGGAATGGCGCGTCGCGCGCGACATGACTGGCGGGGCGCGTGACGGCGAGCTGGTCGAGGCCGAGCAGGTTGGGCCGAAGCGGCTGGGCCTGCCGCAGGCGCGGGTGGTGGCGCGGCTGGGCGACCCGTCGGGGCCGAAGGCGGTCAGCCTGATCGCCATCCACCAGCACGGCATCCCCGACCAGTTTCCCGACCCGGTGATCGCCGAGGCCGATGCCGCCCTGCACGCCGATCTGGACGACCGCGAAGACCTGCGCCATCTGCCGCTGGTCACCATCGACCCTGCCGATGCCCGCGACCGTGACGACGCGGTGCATGCCCATGCCGACGACGACCCCAAGAACCCCGGCGGCCATATCGTCTGGGTGGCGATTGCCGACGTGGCGCATTACGTCCGCCCCGGCACCGCGCTTGACCGCGAGGCGCGCAGGCGGGGCAACTCCAGCTACTTCCCCGACCGCGTGGTGCCGATGCTGCCCGACATCCTGTCGGGCGATCTGTGCTCGCTGCACGAGCATGTCGACCGGCCCTGCCTTGCGGTGCGCATGAAGCTGGACGCGCAGGGCGAAAAGCTGAGCCACCGCTTCACCCGCGGGCTGATGCGCTCGGTTGCCAGCCTGCACTATGCCGAGGCGCAGGAGGCGATCGACGGGCAGCCCTCGGACCGTGCGGCGCCGCTGCTCGATGCGGTGCTGCGCCCGCTTTACGCGGCCTATGGGGCCACCAAGCTGGCCCGCGCCGCGCGCCAGCCGCTGGACCTTGACCTGCCGGAACGCAAGATCCGCCTGTCGGAGGATGGCAAGGTGGTCTCGGTGGCCTTCGCGGAACGCTTCGACGCGCACCGGCTGATCGAGGAGTTCATGATCCTTGCCAACGTGGCGGCGGCGGAAGAGCTGACCCGCCTGCGCCGCCCGCTGCTTTTTCGGGTGCACGAGGAACCCTCGCCCGAAAAGCTGGATGCGCTGCGCGAGGTGGCCGAGGCGTCGGGCTTCACGCTGGCCAAGGGGCAGGTGTTGCAGACAAGGCACCTGAACCGGCTGCTGGCACAGGCGGCGGGCACCGAGTTCGACGAGCTGATGAACATCACCACGCTGCGGTCGATGACGCAGGCCTATTACCACCCCGAGAACTTCGGCCATTTCGGGCTGAGCCTGCGGTCCTACGCGCATTTCACCTCGCCGATCCGGCGCTATTCCGACCTGATCGTGCATCGCGCGCTGATCCTCGGCCCTGGCTGGGGGCAGGACGGGCTGTCGCCGGGCGATATCGAGGTGCTGGGCGAGACGGCAAAACAGATCTCGGACACCGAACGGCGCAGCATGGCGGCAGAACGCGACACGACCGACCGCTATCTGGCGGCCTACCTCGCCGACCGGGTGGGGGCGGAGTTTTCGGGCCGCATCTCGGGCGTGCAGCGCTTTGGGCTGTTCGTCAAGCTGGACGAGACCGGGGCAGACGGGCTGATCCCGATCCGGTCGGTCGGGCGCGAGTTCTTCCATTTCGACCCGAACAGCCAGACGCTGATGGGGGCCGACACCGGCCTGACCATCGGCATCGGCCAGCGGGTCACGGTGCGGCTGGCGGAGGCGATACCGATGACCGGCGGTCTGATGCTGGAGCTGCTGGAAATCGAGGACCGCGCGTTGCCCGGCGGGGTGGCGGCGAAGCGCGGGCGCTACGCGCCGCGCAAGCCCGGCAAGGCCGCGGCGCGCGACGCCAAACGCACGGTGGTGCGCAAGCGCAAGTGAGGCGGCGGCATCGGAGAGCCAAAATTCTTGCAAGAATTTTGCAAGAGTTTTGAAAAACTCTTGGCTCCCGGCGCCCCGGGGCCTGTGCTGCGGGTCTGGCGGCGGTGCCTCCGGCGGGGGTATTTGGGCCAATGAGAAGCTGGGTCAGGCGGAAAGGCGCGGGATTTCTGCCGGGGGGGTCAGCCAGGGCCGCAGCAGCGCCATCGGGTGGCTGCGCAGGGTCAGGCGCAGGGCGAGGTAATCCTCGACCACCTGTTCGCCTTCGGTCATCGCGCGGAAGATGACGGCAGGTTCGGTGATGGCCTCGCCATCGATGTCGTCGGCAAACAGCGGCAGCGGCGCGTCGGCCGGCAGGGCGCGGGCCGACCACAGGGCGTTGCGGCGTCCGGCGCCGAGGCTGGCGAAGCAGTCGGCCTCGGCCAGTTTCGTGATCGTGGCGGGCGGGATGGCCGCGCGGCGCCAGACATCCTCGATGGCGGTATAGCCGTTGCCGCGGGCGGCAGCGATCCACAGCGCCTCGTCTTCCGCGACGCCGCGGATCTGGCGGAAGCCGAGCCGCAGCGCGAGGCCGCCGTCGCCGTCGGGTTCCATCACATTGTCCCAATGGCTGGCGTTGATGCAGGGCGGCAGCACGCGCACCCCGTGCTCGCGGGCGTCGCGCACGATC from Paracoccaceae bacterium Fryx2 includes these protein-coding regions:
- a CDS encoding crosslink repair DNA glycosylase YcaQ family protein; translation: MSLPQLSNPAARRLFLDRHGLAERPSGPATGAALAALIARIGFVQVDSITTVERAHHMILAARRTGYRPENLKPLLERDRGLFEHWTHDASIIPVGLYPHWQHRFARDADRLHQNWRKWFREGYEAKFDEILTRIADHGPVTSSDVGMGESRGKGGWWDWHPSKTALEWLWRTGALAICRRDGFQKVYDLTERVIPQAHRAAQPHPAETVGWACASALDHLGFATPGEIAAYWNAVSPIEARDWCRAALAAGEVIEIAVEGDDGSLRRCLARPDVLAAAEAAPEPPGRIRILSPFDPALRDRDRAERLFGFHYRIEVFVPQGQRRFGYYVFPVLEGARIVARIDMKAFRDAGTLRVRALWPEPGMKWGAARQGRLEAELDRMARFAGCDRLAFEADWLRGTLPPPLPPPLPTPRA
- a CDS encoding LOG family protein; translation: MKDEPRSHPFRDSVEDVAATHRIPDTAQTRAPAYRLAFADTDFMTRPELRPVRLQLELLKPQMILDERGINSTVVMFGSARIPDPAQKAGAATPELAALSRYYDEARRFAFAMTERSMESYGRENVIATGGGPGIMEAGNRGAHEAGGQSIGLNIVLPHEQAPNTFVTPDLTFNFHYFAIRKMHFLMRARAICIFPGGFGTLDEMFESLTLIQSGRMKPVPFLLFGRDYWERIVNWRALAEAGTIAESDLDLFHFVETAEEAMAEIDGWETAC
- the dapD gene encoding 2,3,4,5-tetrahydropyridine-2,6-dicarboxylate N-succinyltransferase, with protein sequence MSDTALEAAIETAWEARDSITPATKGEARDAVEATLAALDSGVLRVAVRQADGVWQVNQWAKKAVLLGFRLKDMEMQAGGPQGGGWWDKVDSKFHGWGEADWRAAGFRAVPNCIVRRSAFIAKGVVLMPSFVNLGAYVDEGTMVDTWATVGSCAQIGKNVHLSGGVGIGGVLEPMQAGPTIIEDNCFIGARSEVVEGCIVREGSVLGMGVFIGKSTKIVDRETGVVSYGEVPAGSVVVAGSMPSRNGINLYCAVIVKKVDAQTRSKTSINELLRD
- a CDS encoding DUF421 domain-containing protein translates to MEDPVVPFDLVRMLLGDAPPLFLAEILVRVLVIYGYTLLLLRWIGGRSIAQLSMVEFLLVIALGSAVGDSVLYPDVPLLHALAVITAVVVIDKLIDLAIRRFRPVKRIVDGSPVAVMQDGCILTQGMLDRKIGTMELMELLRMEGVENLGQVRAAYVEASGGLSVFLREPPCPGLAIVPPLEIEPPAPPEAGEPAGCLNCGKPAGQIGVPCAACGETRQARLSLAPAA
- a CDS encoding Hint domain-containing protein gives rise to the protein MSGWIALSDRDTPLAPMPAGALLDRGALVLELALPLEGPTVLLDYHATDGWARGLSVFHDPQAGFGILHRQGQVVIRHTLPTPLPRDGGTARLTLCWDAPARRWTMHAELPATGWSARSQGRNPLPLPMADLLALCAGGGPATRHPALLWFGATLGDTPPNRAPWIGLRTPVAVPGGHAPAGSLRAGDVVLTADSGPQPLRSVRRMDLPSRGSFAPVLLRAPYFARTADLLVSGDQLIALAGYQVEYLFGEDEVLAEARHMADGRSALFDNRRACTACISLELPEPGLILSDGCALASARHTPEANAEALPRRQLHVYETLPLLALLGRGALHRAA
- the dapE gene encoding succinyl-diaminopimelate desuccinylase, with protein sequence MPAPVDPEALTAALIRCPSVTPAEGGALVLLEAELAQAGFACTRVDRGGISNLFARWGVKGANRSFGFNGHTDVVPVGDAAAWTHDPFGAEVVDGWMYGRGATDMKSGVAAFVAAAVDFVAEAPPDGAVILTITGDEEADAVDGTVALLDWMAANGERMTHCLVGEPTCPDVMGEMMKIGRRGSMTAHFTARGVQGHSAYPHRAKNPVAAMVRLMDRLAGHELDAGSAHFDASTLAITTIDTGNLATNVISALCRGTVNIRYNDLHSGASLTDWLAAEAARVERETGVEIEMRASISGESFLTPPGDFSALVAGSVQAETGVRPAPSTSGGTSDARFVKDHCPVVEFGLVGRTMHQVDERVSVAQIHQLKAIYGRILRDYFA
- a CDS encoding GNAT family N-acetyltransferase, which codes for MTLIAVTDDIATCRALRRTVFIDEQGVAEADEVDDLDGVAIHLLATDQGRPVGSARLLVLGEVGKIGRVCVLAEARGRGLGAALIRAAVAEFRARPGVRKAKLGAQTHALGFYEKLGFVAQGPVL
- the rnr gene encoding ribonuclease R, with product MDQIPTKAQILQWIHDNPTLSAKRDIAKAFGIKGDARIDLKRLLREMEDDGALEKRNRVFRDAASLPPVSIVEVLAPDAQGDLFARPLEWQGEGDAPRILLITKASDPALGQGDRILARLTEVADESHSHEGRLIRKLGSNPLKLLGIFRVEAEGGRIVPIDKGQDKEWRVARDMTGGARDGELVEAEQVGPKRLGLPQARVVARLGDPSGPKAVSLIAIHQHGIPDQFPDPVIAEADAALHADLDDREDLRHLPLVTIDPADARDRDDAVHAHADDDPKNPGGHIVWVAIADVAHYVRPGTALDREARRRGNSSYFPDRVVPMLPDILSGDLCSLHEHVDRPCLAVRMKLDAQGEKLSHRFTRGLMRSVASLHYAEAQEAIDGQPSDRAAPLLDAVLRPLYAAYGATKLARAARQPLDLDLPERKIRLSEDGKVVSVAFAERFDAHRLIEEFMILANVAAAEELTRLRRPLLFRVHEEPSPEKLDALREVAEASGFTLAKGQVLQTRHLNRLLAQAAGTEFDELMNITTLRSMTQAYYHPENFGHFGLSLRSYAHFTSPIRRYSDLIVHRALILGPGWGQDGLSPGDIEVLGETAKQISDTERRSMAAERDTTDRYLAAYLADRVGAEFSGRISGVQRFGLFVKLDETGADGLIPIRSVGREFFHFDPNSQTLMGADTGLTIGIGQRVTVRLAEAIPMTGGLMLELLEIEDRALPGGVAAKRGRYAPRKPGKAAARDAKRTVVRKRK